From a region of the Gossypium raimondii isolate GPD5lz chromosome 10, ASM2569854v1, whole genome shotgun sequence genome:
- the LOC105776305 gene encoding uncharacterized protein LOC105776305 isoform X2 — protein sequence MEKNTSCFFSNSSPNLVITCFVAFITIILVRFLYVIYRTGKPLNKRTPQQTLSTLIVLGSGGHTAEMINLLLVLQKDRFTPRFYIAAATDNMSLQKARVFENSLADSGVKGISAEFMQIYRSREVGQSYVTSVWTTLVATAHALWLMIKIRPQVVLCNGPGTCIPLCVIAFIFKVVGIRWSSIFYVESIARVKRLSLSGLLLYKLQIADQFFVQWPQLQRKYPRAHYVGCLM from the exons ATGGAGAAAAACACTAGCTGTTTTTTCTCCAATTCATCTCCAAATCTTGTAATCACTTGTTTCGTCGCCTTCATTACCATCATATTGGTTCGATTTCTTTACGTTATTTACCGAACCGGCAAGCCGCTAAACAAAAGAACACCGCAGCAGACTCTCAGCACTCTCATTGTTTTAGGTTCAG GAGGACACACAGCGGAGATGATTAATCTCTTATTAGTTTTACAAAAGGATCGATTTACGCCGAGGTTTTATATCGCCGCCGCTACTGATAATATGAGTCTTCAGAAAGCTCGCGTGTTTGAGAATTCTTTGGCTGATTCG GGTGTCAAGGGAATCTCTGCAGAGTTTATGCAAATCTATAGAAGCAGGGAAGTTGGTCAATCATATGTAACTTCTGTCTGGACAACTTTAGTTGCTACGGCTCATGCATTGTGGCTAATGATTAAAATCAGACCTCAAGTG GTTCTTTGCAATGGCCCTGGTACTTGTATTCCTCTATGTGTAATTGCTTTCATTTTCAAG GTTGTTGGGATTAGATGGTCATCCATATTTTATGTTGAGAGCATTGCAAGAGTAAAAAGGCTCTCTTTAAGTGGTCTGTTGCTTTACAAGTTACAGATTGCAGATCAGTTCTTTGTGCAATGGCCACAACTGCAGAGAAAATACCCTCGAGCTCATTATGTTGGTTGCCTGATGTAG
- the LOC105776305 gene encoding uncharacterized protein LOC105776305 isoform X1 → MEKNTSCFFSNSSPNLVITCFVAFITIILVRFLYVIYRTGKPLNKRTPQQTLSTLIVLGSGGHTAEMINLLLVLQKDRFTPRFYIAAATDNMSLQKARVFENSLADSGVKGISAEFMQIYRSREVGQSYVTSVWTTLVATAHALWLMIKIRPQVLQVLCNGPGTCIPLCVIAFIFKVVGIRWSSIFYVESIARVKRLSLSGLLLYKLQIADQFFVQWPQLQRKYPRAHYVGCLM, encoded by the exons ATGGAGAAAAACACTAGCTGTTTTTTCTCCAATTCATCTCCAAATCTTGTAATCACTTGTTTCGTCGCCTTCATTACCATCATATTGGTTCGATTTCTTTACGTTATTTACCGAACCGGCAAGCCGCTAAACAAAAGAACACCGCAGCAGACTCTCAGCACTCTCATTGTTTTAGGTTCAG GAGGACACACAGCGGAGATGATTAATCTCTTATTAGTTTTACAAAAGGATCGATTTACGCCGAGGTTTTATATCGCCGCCGCTACTGATAATATGAGTCTTCAGAAAGCTCGCGTGTTTGAGAATTCTTTGGCTGATTCG GGTGTCAAGGGAATCTCTGCAGAGTTTATGCAAATCTATAGAAGCAGGGAAGTTGGTCAATCATATGTAACTTCTGTCTGGACAACTTTAGTTGCTACGGCTCATGCATTGTGGCTAATGATTAAAATCAGACCTCAAGTG TTGCAGGTTCTTTGCAATGGCCCTGGTACTTGTATTCCTCTATGTGTAATTGCTTTCATTTTCAAG GTTGTTGGGATTAGATGGTCATCCATATTTTATGTTGAGAGCATTGCAAGAGTAAAAAGGCTCTCTTTAAGTGGTCTGTTGCTTTACAAGTTACAGATTGCAGATCAGTTCTTTGTGCAATGGCCACAACTGCAGAGAAAATACCCTCGAGCTCATTATGTTGGTTGCCTGATGTAG
- the LOC105776304 gene encoding transcription factor bHLH144, producing MQSDQQFYPQKAVPTLADQVGNNYMHIPVASAFGPVFPPCAKHLPPLHGIEFQPSEVCPKNFVIFNQTDNRNQVLFNPAITNKFHGNELNVFANYNDGKYERKDVYDVGEETSSFLKEDSDDIDALLSSEEEEQVEYDEEEVSTARTFGNYEFDTADSRSAHGSKPKKNKSSSYTLKSSGNSSCCDPEIKRLKMKEMVKVLRGIVPGADEMDTVAVLDGAVRYLKSLKVEVQKLGVGNFKYED from the coding sequence ATGCAGAGTGACCAACAATTTTACCCCCAAAAAGCAGTGCCCACACTTGCAGATCAAGTGGGCAATAATTACATGCATATCCCAGTTGCATCTGCTTTTGGACCAGTTTTTCCTCCATGTGCAAAACACTTGCCGCCCCTCCATGGCATTGAGTTTCAACCCTCTGAGGTTTGTCCCAAGAACTTTGTTATTTTCAATCAGACTGATAATAGGAACCAAGTCTTGTTCAACCCGGCTATCACAAACAAGTTTCATGGtaatgaattaaatgtttttgcAAATTACAATGATGGCAAGTATGAGAGGAAAGATGTTTATGATGTGGGAGAAGAAACATCCTCTTTTCTGAAAGAGGATTCGGATGATATTGATGCACTGCTCAGCTCGGAAGAGGAAGAACAAGTTGAGTACGATGAGGAAGAGGTTAGCACAGCCCGGACCTTTGGAAATTATGAATTCGACACTGCTGATTCTCGCTCTGCTCATGGCTCGAAACCAAAAAAGAACAAGTCTTCCTCTTATACTCTGAAGTCTTCTGGTAATAGCAGTTGTTGTGACCCTGAAATTAAGCGACTGAAAATGAAGGAAATGGTGAAGGTTTTAAGGGGAATCGTTCCGGGTGCTGATGAGATGGATACTGTTGCTGTTCTCGATGGAGCTGTTAGGTACCTCAAGTCTCTCAAGGTTGAAGTACAGAAGCTCGGAGTTGGGAATTTCAAATATGAAGATTGA
- the LOC105776303 gene encoding tobamovirus multiplication protein 1 isoform X1, with product MFEEKGWSCSFPEELVGLNLVFACFDVLIAILAFTQLARIRSRNKQLGWTRQKVFHILIGTTNTGYFIYFVLSLVAACRGWLCWSYSCGFVAMAFPRILLFATFLLLLSFWVDLCHQADDEEEEDDEQGFLEALIQNSLNRPRSSPADSRRSCYPFRLIHVGSRQKIVILVTVLVFLLMMTFAVLIWIGMEENPIDSSTVSRVYVDLFATAILLLGAALACYGLLLCRKMRNVRSERASSEIWKVAGLAIVSVLSFTSSALVALFTDIPVLYHWHELHIDGVYTSLLLILYYFIGSSVPSAFVLWVMRELPPMTIANTQEESTTVTFITDSSAQIRRPQNWTTSASSQNQVSRGSPI from the exons ATGTTTGAAGAAAAAGGGTGGTCTTGTAGTTTTCCAGAAGAATTAGTTGGGTTAAACTTGGTTTTTGCTTGCTTTGATGTGCTTATTGCTATTCTTGCTTTTACTCAG CTAGCACGGATCCGCTCAAGGAATAAACAGTTAGGATGGACTCGCCAAAAA GTGTTTCATATACTGATTGGAACTACTAATACTG GttacttcatttattttgtCTTGAGTCTTGTTGCTGCATGCCGAGGGTGGCTATGCTGGTCTTACTCTTGTGGTTTTGTAGCCATGG CCTTCCCCAGAATTCTATTATTTGCAACATTTCTTCTACTTTTGTCATTCTG GGTCGACCTCTGTCACCAGGCAGATGATGAAGAGGAAGAGGATGATGAACAGGGCTTTCTAGAAGCTTTAATACAAAATTCTTTAAATAGACCAAGGTCTTCGCCTGCAGATAGTCGCAGATCATGTTATCCTTTCCGTTTAATTCATGTTGGAAGCCGTCAAAAGATAGTGATTCTG GTTACTGTTCTTGTATTTCTTCTTATGATGACATTTGCCGTGCTAATCTGGATTGGAATGGAAGAAAATCCTATTGATTCATCAACCGTGTCCCGG GTTTATGTAGATCTTTTTGCTACAGCAATACTATTGCTAGGTGCAGCATTAGCATGTTATG GGCTCCTATTATGTCGGAAAATGAGGAATGTTAGATCTGAAAGAGCTTCATCTGAGATCTGGAAG GTTGCAGGTTTGGCCATTGTATCTGTTCTAAGTTTTACATCAAGTGCTTTAGTGGCTCTTTTTACTGATATTCCG GTGCTGTATCACTGGCATGAACTGCACATAGATGGTGTTTATACTtctcttttacttattttatattattttatag GTTCATCGGTGCCCTCAGCTTTTGTATTATGGGTCATGAGAGAATTACCGCCCATGACAATAGCTAACACGCAAGAAGAATCAACGACAGTAACTTTCATTACTGATAGTTCAGCTCAAATCCGCCGTCCTCAGAACTGGACTACCTCTGCAAGCTCACAGAATCAG GTATCAAGAGGTAGTCCTATATAA
- the LOC105776303 gene encoding uncharacterized protein LOC105776303 isoform X2, translated as MFEEKGWSCSFPEELVGLNLVFACFDVLIAILAFTQLARIRSRNKQLGWTRQKADDEEEEDDEQGFLEALIQNSLNRPRSSPADSRRSCYPFRLIHVGSRQKIVILVTVLVFLLMMTFAVLIWIGMEENPIDSSTVSRVYVDLFATAILLLGAALACYGLLLCRKMRNVRSERASSEIWKVAGLAIVSVLSFTSSALVALFTDIPVLYHWHELHIDGVYTSLLLILYYFIGSSVPSAFVLWVMRELPPMTIANTQEESTTVTFITDSSAQIRRPQNWTTSASSQNQVSRGSPI; from the exons ATGTTTGAAGAAAAAGGGTGGTCTTGTAGTTTTCCAGAAGAATTAGTTGGGTTAAACTTGGTTTTTGCTTGCTTTGATGTGCTTATTGCTATTCTTGCTTTTACTCAG CTAGCACGGATCCGCTCAAGGAATAAACAGTTAGGATGGACTCGCCAAAAA GCAGATGATGAAGAGGAAGAGGATGATGAACAGGGCTTTCTAGAAGCTTTAATACAAAATTCTTTAAATAGACCAAGGTCTTCGCCTGCAGATAGTCGCAGATCATGTTATCCTTTCCGTTTAATTCATGTTGGAAGCCGTCAAAAGATAGTGATTCTG GTTACTGTTCTTGTATTTCTTCTTATGATGACATTTGCCGTGCTAATCTGGATTGGAATGGAAGAAAATCCTATTGATTCATCAACCGTGTCCCGG GTTTATGTAGATCTTTTTGCTACAGCAATACTATTGCTAGGTGCAGCATTAGCATGTTATG GGCTCCTATTATGTCGGAAAATGAGGAATGTTAGATCTGAAAGAGCTTCATCTGAGATCTGGAAG GTTGCAGGTTTGGCCATTGTATCTGTTCTAAGTTTTACATCAAGTGCTTTAGTGGCTCTTTTTACTGATATTCCG GTGCTGTATCACTGGCATGAACTGCACATAGATGGTGTTTATACTtctcttttacttattttatattattttatag GTTCATCGGTGCCCTCAGCTTTTGTATTATGGGTCATGAGAGAATTACCGCCCATGACAATAGCTAACACGCAAGAAGAATCAACGACAGTAACTTTCATTACTGATAGTTCAGCTCAAATCCGCCGTCCTCAGAACTGGACTACCTCTGCAAGCTCACAGAATCAG GTATCAAGAGGTAGTCCTATATAA
- the LOC105778059 gene encoding high mobility group B protein 14 — translation MAKKASKSKNDRSSSTSVTSAKNPSTASNHQMALRVKSSEKMKKTAEESVVSEREKRPKSKSRPKSKLKKKTKIDAKMPKKPPTAFFYFLEDFRKDFQEQNPDIKSMRDIGKACGEKWKTMTYEEKVKYYDIATGKRAEFDRAMAEYIKRKESGEDEETEDDSEFDE, via the exons atggCGAAGAAAGCTTCAAAGTCGAAAAATGATCGTTCGTCTTCAACCTCCGTTACTTCCGCTAAGAACCCATCAACAGCCTCCAATCA tcAAATGGCGTTAAGGGTAAAATCAAgtgagaaaatgaagaagacaGCTGAAGAGAGTGTTGTTAGCGagagagaaaagagacccaagtcgAAGTCAAGACCCAAATCGAAgctgaagaagaaaacaaaaatcgaTGCTAAAATGCCTAAGAAACCCCCCACTGCTTTCTTTTACTTCTT GGAGGATTTTCGTAAGGATTTTCAAGAGCAGAATCCGGATATCAAGTCAATGCGCGAT ATTGGGAAGGCATGTGGTGAGAAGTGGAAGACAATGACATACGAG GAGAAAGTTAAATATTACGATATCGCAACCGGGAAACGAGCAGAGTTTGACAGAGCCATGGCGGAATACATTAAAAGAAAG GAAAGTGGCGAAGATGAAGAAACCGAAGATGATTCGGAGTttgatgaataa